In Malus sylvestris chromosome 16, drMalSylv7.2, whole genome shotgun sequence, the following are encoded in one genomic region:
- the LOC126607340 gene encoding nitrate regulatory gene2 protein-like has translation MGCSTSKLDDEEAVQLCKDRKRFIKLALEQRTRFASGHMAYIQSLKRVSAALRDYIDGDEPREFLLDSFVTPPFTPVKKANPGFISISPKSFSPATIQSERRSCVKICYLRSGGNPAVSVEERPQSPVTGRVEAYSPMHHYGMDGFFGMQSSAMNSSSLFSYSPNNRPNIPPPSPQNSQWDFFWNPFSSLDYYSYPTRNSLDQTVMDDENRGLRQVREEEGIPDLEEVETEQEEECDHEENVPQERDKVDLNCNREEVIVEDVEEEEEEEEEEDEETDGGIEIEHEVQMPSHNSMTMEVSRSQTARQVKTNSQERAVGLREGKEEKPGFTVYVNRRPTSMAEVIKELETQFTIVCNAANEISALLEASKEQYSFSSNELSAMKMLNPVALFRSASSRSASSRFLMNSSCTKDESYESSSDVSEEPCMFSGSHQSTLDRLYAWEKKLYEEVKSGEKVRIAYEKKVTQLRNQDVKGDDHSVVEKTRVAIRDLHTQMKVSIHTVEAISKRIETLRDEELQPQLSELVQGLARMWKVMAECHKSQKRSLDEAKLLLAGTPSKLEAKRQSSISAADPNRLARSAASLETELRNWRSYFESWITSQRSYMHALTGWLLRCMRADPDTSKFPFSPRHSSGALPIFGICIQWSRLLDSVQETPVLDGLDFFAAGMGSLYAQQLREDSHRVRVGSRRFGGGSAEEFSGGMEMVEAGEVEQVMTADKMAEVAIRVLCAGMSVTMSSLTEFAFASAEGYAELVNQWDKAKAGAAGIL, from the exons ATGGGATGTTCTACATCAAAGCTAGATGATGAAGAAGCAGTTCAGCTTTGTAAAGATCGAAAGAGATTTATTAAACTGGCTCTTGAGCAAAGAACACGATTCGCCTCTGGACACATGGCGTATATTCAGTCCTTAAAAAGAGTTTCAGCTGCTCTTCGTGATTATATCGATGGCGATGAGCCTCGTGAGTTCTTATTAGATTCCTTCGTAACCCCACCTTTCACACCTGTTAAGAAAGCAAATCCtggttttatttcaatttcccCAAAATCCTTCTCCCCTGCAACAATTCAGTCTGAACGCCGTTCATGTGTGAAAATATGTTATCTAAGATCAGGAGGGAATCCAGCAGTTTCAGTAGAAGAGAGACCTCAATCCCCCGTAACAGGCAGAGTTGAAGCTTACTCTCCAATGCACCATTATGGGATGGATGGGTTTTTTGGAATGCAATCTTCAGCGATGAATTCTTCGTCATTGTTCTCTTATTCTCCTAACAATAGGCCAAACATCCCTCCACCTTCGCCTCAAAATTCTCAGTGGGATTTTTTCTGGAACCCGTTTTCATCACTAGATTACTACAGTTATCCCACTCGAAATAGTCTTGATCAGACGGTCATGGATGATGAGAATAGAGGACTAAGGCAGGTCAGAGAAGAAGAGGGGATCCCTGACTTGGAAGAAGTTGAAACCGAACAGGAGGAGGAATGCGATCATGAGGAAAATGTTCCACAAGAAAGGGATAAAGTTGATCTAAACTGCAATAGAGAAGAAGTCATTGTTGAAGAtgttgaggaggaggaggaggaggaagaagaggaggatgaggaaacGGATGGCGGAATAGAGATTGAGCATGAAGTACAAATGCCATCACATAATAGTATGACTATGGAGGTGTCACGATCTCAGACTGCTAGACAAGTTAAAACTAATAGCCAAGAAAGAGCTGTTGGTCTCCGGGAGGGTAAGGAAGAAAAACCAGGCTTTACTGTTTATGTTAACCGAAGGCCAACGAGTATGGCAGAAGTTATCAAGGAATTAGAAACTCAGTTCACAATTGTTTGCAATGCCGCCAATGAGATATCAGCGTTGTTGGAGGCGAGCAAAGAGCAGTACTCTTTTTCCTCCAATGAACTTTCAG CCATGAAAATGTTGAACCCAGTAGCATTATTTCGTTCAGCTTCTTCTCGCTCAGCATCGTCCAGATTTTTAATGAATTCTTCGTGCACTAAAGATGAAAGTTATGAAAGCAGTAGTGATGTCTCTGAAGAGCCCTGCATGTTTTCGGGTAGCCACCAATCAACATTAGACAGATTATATGCTTGGGAGAAGAAACTCTACGAGGAAGTCAAG TCCGGAGAAAAAGTTCGGATTGCATACGAAAAGAAAGTGACGCAACTACGGAACCAAGATGTAAAAGGAGATGACCATTCTGTGGTAGAAAAAACAAGGGTAGCAATTAGAGATCTGCATACTCAGATGAAGGTTTCAATACACACAGTTGAAGCTATTTCAAAGAGGATTGAAACCTTAAGGGATGAAGAATTGCAGCCTCAACTCTCGGAATTGGTGCAAGG GTTAGCAAGGATGTGGAAAGTAATGGCAGAGTGTCATAAGTCGCAGAAACGAAGCCTAGATGAAGCCAAGCTTTTACTAGCAGGCACACCGTCAAAACTGGAAGCTAAACGACAGTCTTCCATTTCAGCTGCTGATCCAAACCGGCTAGCACGTTCAGCAGCCAGTCTTGAGACAGAGCTGAGGAACTGGAGATCCTATTTCGAGTCATGGATCACTTCTCAACGATCCTACATGCACGCATTAACAGGTTGGCTCCTCCGTTGCATGAGGGCTGATCCCGACACATCAAAGTTCCCATTCTCTCCTCGCCATTCCAGTGGGGCTCTTCCAATATTTGGAATTTGCATCCAATGGTCAAGACTTCTGGATTCCGTACAGGAGACACCGGTGCTGGATGGACTAGATTTCTTTGCAGCTGGTATGGGATCCCTATACGCACAACAGCTTAGAGAGGATTCGCACCGAGTTAGGGTAGGTTCAAGGAGGTTCGGAGGTGGATCAGCGGAGGAGTTCAGCGGGGGTATGGAAATGGTGGAAGCTGGCGAAGTGGAACAAGTAATGACTGCAGACAAAATGGCTGAGGTCGCGATAAGAGTACTTTGTGCCGGAATGTCAGTTACGATGAGCTCACTGACAGAGTTTGCTTTCGCTTCGGCTGAGGGATATGCTGAGCTTGTGAATCAATGGGACAAGGCCAAGGCTGGAGCTGCTGGAATATTATGA